In Bacillus thermozeamaize, the genomic window TGCACCAATTCCCTCGTAATAATCTCTTCCGGCTTGCCCTGGGCATACACGGAACCTCGATGGATGGCGACAATGTGATGCGCATAGCGGCAAGCCAGGTTTAAATCATGCAGCACCATGACGATGGTGCATTTTTCTTTTTCGTTCAGGTCATACAACAAATCCAGAATCTCAATTTGATGGGTCATGTCCAAATAGGTGGTCGGTTCGTCCAGAAGGATGATGTCCGTGTCCTGCGCCAGGGTCATGGCAATCCACGCGCGCTGCCGTTGCCCGCCGGAAAGGGAATCCACGGGACGATCGGCAAGCTCTTCCAGTTGCGTCGCCTTTAACGCTTTGTATACGTGTGCCTCATCCTCTTCCGACCATTGCCTCAACCAGCTTTGGTACGGATAACGCCCCTGTTTGACGAGTTGAAGCACAGTCAACCCTTCGGGAGCCACCGGACCCTGAGGAAGAATGGCCAGCCGCTTGGCCACTTCCCGGGTCGGGTATTGGGAAATTTCGCGGCCATCCAGGATGACCGAACCTGTTTTCGGCTTCAGGAGCCGCGCCAGGGCGCGCAGCAGCGTGGACTTGCCGCAGCCGTTGCTGCCGATCAAGACAGTGATTTTCCCGATTGGAATTTGCAGATTGAGTTCTTCGATGATCACCGTGTTTCCATAAGAAAGGGTCAAGGATTTGGTTTCCAGAGCCTGCATTCAAACCACCCCTCACTGATTCCGGTTTTTATAGAGCAAGTAGATAAAAAAAGGTGCGCCGATGGCCGCCGTGAAAACCCCGGTAGGCACTTCGACCGGCGAAAAAGCGGTCCTGCCGATCAGGTCAGCCACAAGGACGATCATGCCTCCGATCAGGGCGGACAAAGGCAACAAGCCGCCAAAGGAGGGTCCTACCAATTTCCTCGCGATGTGCGGGGCCATCAGACCGACAAATCCGATTCCTCCGGCGAATGCGACAGCCCCGCCGGCCAAAGCGGTGCAGATGAAAAGCAGGATCAACCGTTGCTTTTGCACGGCACTCCCGACCCCGGTTGCCAGGTCATCTCCCAACTCCTGCACGTTCAGATGTCTTGCCATGACAAAAGCCAGCGTGAGAAAAAAACAGGTCCAAGGCAAAAGAATGACCACATCTTCCCATTTCGAACCGTAGACGCTGCCTGCCAGCCACAGGTTTGCCTGTGTCAGCATGATCAGGGGACCATAAATCATCATCAGCGTGATGACGCCTTGCATGGCCGCGGAAAAGCCGATCCCGATCAACACCAGTGTCAGCGGGGATACGCCGTTTTTCCAGGCCAGAAGGTAGACGATGAGGGCTGCGAGCGTAGCCCCGATGAAAGCCGTAAACGGCAACCAGTTTGCGCTCACGACCAATGAGTTGTTGACGGGATTGGTGTAGATGCTCAAAAAGGTGACCACAGCCGCTCCTGCGCCGCCGGTAATCCCGATGATATCGGGAGATGCCAGCGGGTTGCGAATGATCCCTTGCAAAATCGCGCCGGCAGCGGCCAGTGACGCCCCGACCAGGACAGCGATGAGAATGCGTGGCAATCGAAACGACTGCACAATCAGATTTTCCGTCTCCGATCCGTGCCCAAAGGCAGCCTTGACGACATGGATGGGGTGGATGTTCTGATCGCCCATTCCCATGCTGAGGATCATCAATCCCAGGGTGCCCAGGGAGGCAAAAAGGATGACCAAGACAGCCTTTTTATCCAGGAGAAAGGAGAGGCCGCGCTTCCACCGCAAAGGCATGTACTTGTTCATCATTGACCCCCTCCCCTGCGGGCGATGTAAATGAAAAACGGAACGCCGATGAATGCGGTCATCACCCCAACAGGCACTT contains:
- a CDS encoding ABC transporter, producing the protein MQALETKSLTLSYGNTVIIEELNLQIPIGKITVLIGSNGCGKSTLLRALARLLKPKTGSVILDGREISQYPTREVAKRLAILPQGPVAPEGLTVLQLVKQGRYPYQSWLRQWSEEDEAHVYKALKATQLEELADRPVDSLSGGQRQRAWIAMTLAQDTDIILLDEPTTYLDMTHQIEILDLLYDLNEKEKCTIVMVLHDLNLACRYAHHIVAIHRGSVYAQGKPEEIITRELV
- a CDS encoding iron ABC transporter permease, coding for MNKYMPLRWKRGLSFLLDKKAVLVILFASLGTLGLMILSMGMGDQNIHPIHVVKAAFGHGSETENLIVQSFRLPRILIAVLVGASLAAAGAILQGIIRNPLASPDIIGITGGAGAAVVTFLSIYTNPVNNSLVVSANWLPFTAFIGATLAALIVYLLAWKNGVSPLTLVLIGIGFSAAMQGVITLMMIYGPLIMLTQANLWLAGSVYGSKWEDVVILLPWTCFFLTLAFVMARHLNVQELGDDLATGVGSAVQKQRLILLFICTALAGGAVAFAGGIGFVGLMAPHIARKLVGPSFGGLLPLSALIGGMIVLVADLIGRTAFSPVEVPTGVFTAAIGAPFFIYLLYKNRNQ